In one window of Mercurialis annua linkage group LG4, ddMerAnnu1.2, whole genome shotgun sequence DNA:
- the LOC126679529 gene encoding homeobox-leucine zipper protein HOX11 isoform X1, with translation MELALSLGDTSKPFKFLENNASSSKLQPKKDLGFCMALATGFSSESQDHDDGDDEDDISDQRRALVISDRPVQLDLLPFSPVHQPAPRQIRFPWLSDNSMLVSEPGSADGLGGRAFDVNRSSAEETEEGGALSSPNSGASSFQMEFGIIRGNKRDSVEGERGSDDEENGSTRKKLRLTKEQSAFLEESFKEHNTLNPKQKLALAKQLNLRPRQVEVWFQNRRARTKLKQTEVDCEYLKRCCETLTEENRRLQKELQELRALKTSQPFYMQLPATTLTMCPSCERVATTTTTAPATATATSSASTKNNAATNSDKPKSYPFSSSSHARDSLLKV, from the exons ATGGAGCTTGCTTTGAGCTTGGGCGACACTTCTAAGCCTTTCAAGTTTCTTGAAAATAATGCTAGTTCTTCTAAATTACAGCCCAAGAAAGATCTAGGGTTTTGCATGGCCTTAGCTACTGGTTTTTCTTCTGAATCTCAAGATCATGATGATGGCGACGATGAGGATGATATTAGTGATCAGAGAAGAGCTTTGGTTATTTCAGATCGTCCTGTTCAGCTTGATCTTCTACCGTTCTCCCCCGTTCATCAACCAGCTCCTCGACAGATTCGTTTTCCATGGCTTTCGGATAACAGTATGT TGGTATCTGAGCCGGGCTCAGCTGACGGATTAGGCGGAAGAGCGTTTGATGTGAACCGTTCATCGGCGGAGGAAACAGAAGAAGGCGGAGCACTGTCGTCGCCGAACAGCGGTGCGTCGTCGTTTCAGATGGAGTTTGGGATTATAAGAGGAAACAAAAGAGATAGTGTTGAAGGCGAACGAGGCAGCGACGATGAAGAAAACGGATCGACTCGGAAGAAACTCAGACTCACTAAAGAACAATCAGCTTTTCTTGAAGAAAGTTTCAAAGAACACAACACTCTCAATCCT AAACAAAAGCTAGCATTAGCCAAGCAATTAAATCTCCGTCCTCGCCAAGTTGAAGTATGGTTTCAAAACAGAAGAGCAAG GACAAAATTGAAGCAGACAGAAGTAGATTGTGAGTATTTAAAGAGATGCTGCGAGACACTGACAGAAGAGAACAGAAGATTAcaaaaggaattgcaagaatTAAGAGCTTTAAAAACTTCTCAACCTTTCTACATGCAACTCCCTGCCACCACTCTCACCATGTGTCCTTCCTGTGAGCGCGTCGCCACCACTACCACCACCGCCCCAGCCACCGCCACCGCCACTTCCTCCGCCTCCACCAAGAACAACGCCGCCACTAATTCCGATAAGCCTAAGTCCTACCCTTTTAGCAGCTCCTCCCATGCTCGGGACTCGTTATTAAAGGTGTAA
- the LOC126679529 gene encoding homeobox-leucine zipper protein HOX11 isoform X2 — protein sequence MELALSLGDTSKPFKFLENNASSSKLQPKKDLGFCMALATGFSSESQDHDDGDDEDDISDQRRALVISDRPVQLDLLPFSPVHQPAPRQIRFPWLSDNMVSEPGSADGLGGRAFDVNRSSAEETEEGGALSSPNSGASSFQMEFGIIRGNKRDSVEGERGSDDEENGSTRKKLRLTKEQSAFLEESFKEHNTLNPKQKLALAKQLNLRPRQVEVWFQNRRARTKLKQTEVDCEYLKRCCETLTEENRRLQKELQELRALKTSQPFYMQLPATTLTMCPSCERVATTTTTAPATATATSSASTKNNAATNSDKPKSYPFSSSSHARDSLLKV from the exons ATGGAGCTTGCTTTGAGCTTGGGCGACACTTCTAAGCCTTTCAAGTTTCTTGAAAATAATGCTAGTTCTTCTAAATTACAGCCCAAGAAAGATCTAGGGTTTTGCATGGCCTTAGCTACTGGTTTTTCTTCTGAATCTCAAGATCATGATGATGGCGACGATGAGGATGATATTAGTGATCAGAGAAGAGCTTTGGTTATTTCAGATCGTCCTGTTCAGCTTGATCTTCTACCGTTCTCCCCCGTTCATCAACCAGCTCCTCGACAGATTCGTTTTCCATGGCTTTCGGATAACA TGGTATCTGAGCCGGGCTCAGCTGACGGATTAGGCGGAAGAGCGTTTGATGTGAACCGTTCATCGGCGGAGGAAACAGAAGAAGGCGGAGCACTGTCGTCGCCGAACAGCGGTGCGTCGTCGTTTCAGATGGAGTTTGGGATTATAAGAGGAAACAAAAGAGATAGTGTTGAAGGCGAACGAGGCAGCGACGATGAAGAAAACGGATCGACTCGGAAGAAACTCAGACTCACTAAAGAACAATCAGCTTTTCTTGAAGAAAGTTTCAAAGAACACAACACTCTCAATCCT AAACAAAAGCTAGCATTAGCCAAGCAATTAAATCTCCGTCCTCGCCAAGTTGAAGTATGGTTTCAAAACAGAAGAGCAAG GACAAAATTGAAGCAGACAGAAGTAGATTGTGAGTATTTAAAGAGATGCTGCGAGACACTGACAGAAGAGAACAGAAGATTAcaaaaggaattgcaagaatTAAGAGCTTTAAAAACTTCTCAACCTTTCTACATGCAACTCCCTGCCACCACTCTCACCATGTGTCCTTCCTGTGAGCGCGTCGCCACCACTACCACCACCGCCCCAGCCACCGCCACCGCCACTTCCTCCGCCTCCACCAAGAACAACGCCGCCACTAATTCCGATAAGCCTAAGTCCTACCCTTTTAGCAGCTCCTCCCATGCTCGGGACTCGTTATTAAAGGTGTAA